The stretch of DNA CTCCTTTAGTGTGTCGTCGCACGGAAACACTTTTGGATTCCTTCTCTTTCTCACCCACAATGAACATATACGGAATTTTATGAGTTTCTGCATCTCTGATCTTATAACCGATCTTCTCATTGCTTTGATCTATTTCAGAACGAATTTCAGAATTAAGCAATTGCTTATTTACTTCTTTGGCATATTCCTCATATTTTTCTGAAATAGGAATAACCTTCACTTGAACCGGACAAAGCCAGAGCGGGAAATTGCCGGCATGATATTCGATCAGAGTTCCGAAAAATCTTTCCAGAGAACCGAGCAAGGCGCGATGGATCATGAATGGACGATGCGGATTGTTATCAGCACCGATATAATTCATATCAAAACGGGTCGGCAAATTGAAATCGAATTGAATGGTCGAACACTGCCAGGCACGATTGAGAGCATCTTTGATCTTGATGTCGATCTTTGGTCCGTAAAAAGCACCACCACCATCATCAACTTCGTAATCAATTCCATATTTTTCCAGGGCATCTTTAAGAGAAAGTTGAGCTTTTTCCCAATCACCCTTTTCTCCTACAGCTTTTTCGGGCATGGTAGAAAGATAGATCAGAAAATCCTTAAATCCGAAATCCTTCAGCATTTCGAGAGAAAATTCCAAGACTTTATATACTTCATCATGAAGTTGTTCCGGAGTACAGATAATATGAGCATCATCTTGAGTAAATCCTCGAACTCTCATCAAACCATGCAGAGCACCTGATTTCTCATAACGGTAAACAGTTCCCATTTCAGCCCAGCGTAAAGGCAGTTCGCGATAACTTCTTCTCCGGGAATTATAGATCTCGATATGAAACGGACAATTCATCGGTTTCAGGTAATA from Candidatus Cloacimonadota bacterium encodes:
- the thrS gene encoding threonine--tRNA ligase, which codes for TAHLMAQAVKQLFPDVKVTIGPAIENGFYYDFDKEIPFTDEDLIKIEEKMRELSKQNLEYSRQEILKEEAIRLFKEMGEDYKIEILDEIPDGEIISTYQQGDFTDLCRGPHLLNTGKIKAIKLLKTSGAYWRGYEKNKMLQRIYGISFPSKKELKKYLHDLEEAKKRDHRKIGKELDLYSISDEIGAGLVLWHPNGAMMRSIIEQYWKEQHFKAGYGLVNSPHIGKAELWKTSGHLDFYAESMYNPILVDEQEYYLKPMNCPFHIEIYNSRRRSYRELPLRWAEMGTVYRYEKSGALHGLMRVRGFTQDDAHIICTPEQLHDEVYKVLEFSLEMLKDFGFKDFLIYLSTMPEKAVGEKGDWEKAQLSLKDALEKYGIDYEVDDGGGAFYGPKIDIKIKDALNRAWQCSTIQFDFNLPTRFDMNYIGADNNPHRPFMIHRALLGSLERFFGTLIEYHAGNFPLWLCPVQVKVIPISEKYEEYAKEVNKQLLNSEIRSEIDQSNEKIGYKIRDAETHKIPYMFIVGEKEKESKSVSVRRHTKGDLGSFGIVEMIVKLKKEIDEK